From a single Podarcis raffonei isolate rPodRaf1 chromosome 10, rPodRaf1.pri, whole genome shotgun sequence genomic region:
- the TMEM213 gene encoding transmembrane protein 213: MEPLTWIAVAILLLSSACQNSLAKATDGHSSNSSDLCPHVSFCSEASRCCQFGVDEYGWIAAAVGWSLWFLTLILLCIDKLMKLRPDEPKYLAA, from the exons ATGGAACCGCTAACCTGGATTGCTGTTGCCATCCTCTTGCTGTCCTCTGCTTGCCAGAATTCGCTTGCGAAAG CGACTGACGGAcactcttccaactcttcagacTTATGTCCTC ATGTCAGTTTCTGCTCagaggcctccagatgttgtcagttTGGAGTGGATGAATATGGCTGGATCGCTGCAGCTGTCGGGTGGAGTCTCTGGTTCCTCACGCTTATCCTTCTCTGCATTGATAAACTCATGAAGCTCAGACCTGATGAACCCAAATATTTGGCAGCATGA